From the genome of Acropora palmata chromosome 4, jaAcrPala1.3, whole genome shotgun sequence, one region includes:
- the LOC141880335 gene encoding E3 ubiquitin-protein ligase TRIM45-like, which yields MESLMKNLQKHVTCSICLDTYTNPKTIACLHTFCCHCLEGHARTSARNGKFRCPECQVEMNLPEANRFDKLPTSFHHNSLLSVLGVRQVGDGSEISCGICKKTSVEISYCFDCEKLMCSDCKNAHELFKNAAFQGHKVTPVKQFQDKDYEAMLKRQSFCSQQYHEREPTRFYCTECEMCVCQICINTTHKLHGVEPLEKAADNAKSEILTLAEIMEERITTCNASIRQIEEMEAEMEANIASSKREVSRAADQIVAKARELERDNITALENTRLLNAQKFNSAKQQLQSFAKQFTQAVDFAQKIVQINSCSDTIQNHKQIASRFKDLDNIPIEPLPARSSAMFVQTCNPSKLELGFTTTADVDANKSAVNGLNQEFQAGVEGTLVVRPRIHPEERVTEAVKTKIYVQVLMEPVEKVSSMDVFDQGDGSYQVKFVAKVPGCLKVSVKINNKKLAKSPFTVHVKERRIKVVGKLEFLRKVPKCPVGIAVNSEGLIAVTDYVGHCILLYNAKGEYQRELGSYGENEGQFNKPQDIIFVNDDEVLVADRSNNRIQQFNVKTGNFVKSFGKEGTGAGEFNFPFGVCMNDSGKIEVTDTFNNRVQVLTEDGEHLLTFGDNGELERPAHCIYWRNAYIVSSGSNHILNIFDCGGTLLYQTGKSGQLWKFCIESSRNHQNLLVSDMKNGCIYQFTLDNCFTGKTVDSLEEWISITAAPDGRVLVLGLESKTVYFLK from the coding sequence ATGGAGTCTTTGATGAAAAACCTTCAAAAACACGTTACTTGTTCAATCTGTCTGGATACTTACACCAATCCTAAGACGATAGCGTGTCTTCATACATTTTGCTGCCACTGTTTGGAGGGGCATGCACGAACAAGCGCTAGAAATGGAAAGTTTCGCTGTCCCGAATGTCAGGTAGAAATGAATCTCCCTGAAGCAAATCGATTTGACAAACTACCGACAAGTTTTCATCACAATAGTTTGCTTAGTGTTCTGGGCGTCCGACAAGTCGGCGATGGAAGCGAGATCAGTTGTGGTATTTGTAAGAAGACCAGTGTGGAAATCAGTTATTGCTTTGACTGCGAGAAGTTGATGTGCAGTGACTGTAAAAACGCTCATGAATTGTTCAAGAACGCTGCATTCCAAGGCCACAAGGTGACTCCAGTGAAGCAATTCCAAGATAAAGACTACGAAGCCATGTTGAAGAGGCAGTCCTTCTGTTCTCAGCAATACCACGAACGAGAGCCAACAAGGTTTTACTGCACGGAATGCGAAATGTGTGTTTGTCAGATTTGCATCAACACCACACATAAACTCCACGGAGTAGAACCACTTGAGAAGGCAGCAGACAATGCGAAAAGCGAAATTCTAACGCTAGCTGAGATTATGGAAGAAAGAATTACAACCTGCAATGCTTCAATTCGTCAGATTGAAGAAATGGAGGCAGAAATGGAGGCAAACATCGCTTCCTCAAAGCGTGAAGTTTCTCGAGCAGCAGATCAAATCGTGGCCAAGGCACGCGAACTTGAACGCGATAACATAACTGCCCTCGAGAACACCCGCCTTTTGAACGCGCAGAAGTTTAACTCGGCAAAGCAGCAACTACAGTCTTTCGCCAAGCAATTCACTCAAGCGGTTGATTTCGCCCAGAAGATTGTTCAAATTAATTCTTGCTCAGATACTATACAAAACCACAAACAAATTGCGTCCCGTTTTAAAGACCTCGACAACATTCCAATCGAACCACTTCCGGCTCGTTCATCAGCGATGTTTGTCCAAACTTGTAATCCATCGAAGTTAGAACTTGGCTTCACGACAACAGCCGACGTCGATGCAAATAAATCTGCAGTCAACGGCCTGAACCAAGAATTTCAAGCTGGCGTAGAAGGCACACTTGTGGTCCGTCCCAGAATTCATCCAGAAGAACGCGTGACTGAAGCcgtaaaaaccaaaatttatGTTCAAGTGCTGATGGAACCTGTTGAAAAGGTTTCTAGTATGGATGTTTTTGATCAAGGAGACGGAAGTTATCAAGTAAAATTTGTTGCTAAGGTTCCTGGTTGTTTGAAAGTCTCGGTGAAGatcaacaacaagaaacttgCAAAGAGTCCCTTTACTGTCCATGTGAAGGAACGACGTATTAAGGTTGTTGGCAAGTTGGAGTTTTTGAGAAAAGTTCCGAAATGTCCTGTAGGGATTGCCGTAAACAGTGAAGGGTTGATCGCAGTCACTGATTATGTAGGCCATTGCATTCTGTTATACAATGCGAAAGGAGAGTATCAGCGAGAACTGGGTTCGTATGGAGAGAATGAAGGCCAATTTAACAAGCCACAAGATATAATTTTCGTCAACGATGACGAGGTTTTAGTTGCCGATAGAAGCAATAACCGCATTCAGCAATTTAACGTTAAAACAGGAAACTTTGTCAAAAGCTTTGGCAAGGAAGGGACAGGAGCTGGAGAGTTCAATTTTCCCTTCGGTGTTTGTATGAATGATTCTGGGAAAATTGAGGTAACTGATACTTTTAATAACAGAGTCCAGGTTTTGACCGAGGATGGCGAACATTTGCTTACATTTGGTGATAATGGCGAACTCGAGCGACCCGCACATTGCATTTACTGGCGGAATGCTTACATTGTATCCAGTGGAAGTAATCACATCTTGAACATTTTTGACTGTGGTGGAACGCTTCTATACCAGACAGGAAAATCTGGTCAGCTATGGAAATTTTGCATCGAGAGTTCTCGGAATCACCAGAATCTGCTCGTGAGCGACATGAAAAATGGTTGCATTTATCAGTTCACATTGGATAATTGCTTCACGGGAAAAACTGTTGACAGTTTAGAAGAATGGATATCAATAACTGCAGCTCCAGACGGGCGTGTTTTAGTTTTAGGTCTGGAATCAAAAACGGTGTATTTCTTGAAGTAA